From one Plasmodium yoelii strain 17X genome assembly, chromosome: 12 genomic stretch:
- a CDS encoding translation machinery-associated protein 7, putative encodes MPLNIQGGKKKPLKAAKKGPVELTEEDIAFKKEMAEKKKAEEEAKQKLLKAKKK; translated from the exons atgCCACTTAATATACAG gGAGGTAAAAAAAAACCCTTAAAGGCAGCCAAAAAGGGCCCAGTCGAATTAACAGAGGAAGATATAGcttttaaaaaagaaatggccgaaaaaaaaaa GGCTGAAGAAGAAGctaaacaaaaattattaaaggCAAAGAAAAAGTag
- a CDS encoding 40S ribosomal protein S3A, putative translates to MAVGKNKRTSKGKKGGKKKVTDVFTKKEWYDLNAPKMFMVRKFGKTLVTKTIGKKLATDGLKGRIYEVNLADLNNDEDQAHKKIKLICDHIINRDCYTDFCGLSITRDKLCSLIRKGYTLIEGCTDVKTIDNYHLRMFCIAFTKKRPNQTKTTCYAQTSQIKKIRKKMVDIMHAEASKVLLKDLVKKIIPESIGKEVEKQCKKIFPLQNVLIRKVKILKRPKLDISKLMELHSDPKEDSGKNVKSLPESKEATNILTAELKH, encoded by the exons ATGGCAgttggaaaaaataaaagaacatCAAAAGGAAAAAAAGGTGGAAAGAAAAAGGTCACTGATGTTTTTACCAAAAAAGAATGGTATGATCTTAATGCTCCTAAAATGTTTATGGTTAGAAAATTTGGAAAAACCTTAGTTACTAAAACGATTGGAAAAa AATTGGCAACTGATGGTTTAAAGGGTAGAATTTATGAAGTCAACTTAGCcgatttaaataatgatgaagatCAAgctcataaaaaaataaaattaatatgtgaCCATATCATAAATAGAGATTGTTATACAGATTTTTGTGGGTTAAGTATAACCAGAGATAAATTATGCTCACTAATTAGAAAGGGTTATACATTAATAGAAGGATGTACTGATGTTAAAACTATTGACAATTATCATTTAAGAATGTTTTGTATAGCTTTTACTAAAAAAAGACCTAACCAAACAAAAACCACTTGTTATGCACAAACTAgccaaattaaaaaaataagaaaaaaaatggtaGATATTATGCACGCTGAAGCTAGtaaagttttattaaaagatttagtaaaaaaaataattcctGAATCAATAGGCAAAGAAGTTGAAAAacaatgtaaaaaaatatttccatTACAAAATGTTTTAATTAGAAAagttaaaattttaaaaagacCCAAATTAGatatttcaaaattaatGGAATTACATTCAGATCCAAAAGAAGATTCaggaaaaaatgttaaatctTTACCTGAATCAAAAGAAGCTACTAACATTTTAACTGCTGAACTTAAAcattaa
- a CDS encoding regulator of initiation factor 2, putative, translated as MSIVDKEENNNGHYKYDGTERERKTNMNLLTYLFEKNVVALDSFITTYLMTYFKDIEIHLNDNKVNDTFLNNLKEQVENLHEQLRNEDGNAIPENANDEIISKDILLFDKQNELIKCIYKNVVNVYLDMFFLLYTNDEVEYKYNIIQMRINICVEKQKIYISSGECLLVNKTWDGNVKKIMNPEKGIIENISDINNTKNDELNKGDNKLMIVFKDDCNINEENKNKILNHFINNIKLHLFSEEKEVLIGIQKTYNKIYDKKMSILSINNSLSYISNFFFKMHEPDFYNCSIHKKNNICYKKLYDKYNDIMIKSKIIKLNKEMIKYLLINSIFIPSYVQKNTFKNIEENVYSSFSSYSDNNTSLSLTSQNEESSSNKSYDHYLLTDEEEKKNDTILQTSVNNKREDDLNSLPITNKVDVKISENNKISEKKKKRGNALFYNKNFRNILDKIKNSIDELNNSVFIRVDGKNLKKGAFVNNSNLEINTLYDALLILKSCTSVYKELKKCENNEKNEHYLIISKYVNINICFMFEVYVYEKKIISISQKYLNHYFDFLNDINIIIDIINSIKQFYENKLKNTFEHENYKCLLYIHTFKKTKKKKIILINAKSWAYKNKHPIFTNSFLKSYIYTNNKGVIVDDYNYLKHGIHKYAIPFMGIDKKEDKYTDEIENGKKSHDKINGDLNKDDIIYNNHDLYFYDGILYYCIVKNDAILKKNENTFPKDLNYIKDGEIDIDTLMETVKKENNIQ; from the exons atgagcatAGTagataaagaagaaaataataatgggcattataaatatgatggCACTGAAAGAGAAcgaaaaacaaatatgaatttgttaacatatttatttgagaAAAATGTAGTTGCTCTAGATTCATTTATTACTACATATTTAATGACATATTTTAAGGACATAGAAATAcatttaaatgataataaagtGAAtgatacttttttaaataatttaaaagaacAAGTCGAAAATTTGCATGAGCAATTAAGAAACGAAGATGGTAATGCAATTCCTGAAAATGCAAATGATGAAATAATAAGTAaagacattttattatttgacaaacaaaatgaactaataaaatgtatttataaaaatgttgtaAATGTATATCTTGATATGTTTTTCTTACTATATACTAATGATGAAgttgaatataaatataacataatacAAATGAGGATAAATATTTGTGttgaaaaacaaaaaatttatattagcTCAGGAGAATGTTTATTAGTTAATAAAACATGGGATggaaatgttaaaaaaattatgaatccTGAAAAGGGCataatagaaaatatatcagatataaataacacaaaaaatgatgaacTAAATAAAGGGGATAACAAATTGATGATTGTGTTTAAAGATGATTGtaatataaatgaagaaaataaaaataaaatacttaatcattttattaataatataaaattacatttatttagtGAAGAAAAAGAAGTTTTGATAGGAATTCAAAAAACTTAcaacaaaatatatgataaaaagaTGTCCATTTTATCTATAAATAATTCACTTAGTTATataagtaattttttttttaaaatgcaTGAACctgatttttataattgttctatacacaaaaaaaataatatatgttataaaaaattatatgataaatataatgatattatgataaaatcaaaaattattaaattaaataaagaaatgataaaatatcttttaataaattctatatttattcCAAGTTATgtacaaaaaaatacatttaaaaatatagaagaaAATGTATactcttctttttcttcttatTCTGATAATAATACATCATTAAGCTTAACTAGCCAAAATGAAGAAAGTTCATCCAACAAAAGTTATGACCATTATTTATTAACtgatgaagaagaaaaaaaaaatgacacTATATTACAAACTTCTGTAAATAATAAACGAGAAGATGATTTAAATAGTTTGCCAATCACTAATAAAGTTGATGTAAAAATAAGCGAAAATAATAAGATTAgtgaaaaaaagaaaaaaagaggaaatgcattattttataataaaaatttccGAAACATTTtagacaaaataaaaaattcaatTGATGAATTAAATAACAGTGTATTTATTAGAGTTGATggaaaaaatttaaaaaaaggagcatttgtaaataattcaaatttagaaataaatacattatatgatgcattattAATTCTAAAAAGTTGTACAAGTGTttataaagaattaaaaaaatgtgaaaataacgaaaaaaatgaacattatttaataatttcaaagtatgttaatataaatatttgcttCATGTTTGaagtatatgtatatgaaaaaaaaattatatcaatttctcaaaaatatttaaatcattattttgattttttgaatgatataaatattataattgatataataaatagtataaaacaattttatgaaaataaattaaaaaatacatttgaacatgaaaattataaatgtcttttatatattcacacatttaaaaaaacgaaaaaaaaaaaaattattttaatcaaTGCAAAAAGTTGggcatataaaaataagcatCCTATATTTACCAATTCGTTCTTAAAAagttatatttatacaaacAATAAGGGTGTTATTGTTGatgattataattatttaaaacatGGAATTCACAAATATGCTATCCCGTTTATGGGCATTGACAAAAAAGAAGATAAATACACAGATGAAATagaaaatggtaaaaaaagtcacgataaaataaatggcGATTTGAATAAAGACGACATAATTTATAACAATcatgatttatatttttatgatggtatcttatattattgtattgtaaaaaatgatgctattttgaaaaaaaatgaaaatacatTTCCTAAG GATCTTAATTATATCAAGGATGGAGAAATCGACATAGATACTTTAATGGAAACAgttaaaaaggaaaataatattcaataa